The Miscanthus floridulus cultivar M001 chromosome 7, ASM1932011v1, whole genome shotgun sequence genome includes a region encoding these proteins:
- the LOC136468052 gene encoding DEAD-box ATP-dependent RNA helicase 48-like: MGGGPRTFPGGLSKWQYKRMHEKLARQKQRGLLRHEKQLYLARLRSEIRASRLPGAAAAEAPPCEGPTSSRAHIRALADRFRRPGSEDLWNEDDGPLRRSKRPPTGIASGVQHRQQQLDSGKPRGGPSWEDWEDLAALEQPRPRREPLDRGKGPTLAAFNPRREYRTVAPWCPRWNLAPLGFVDPRRFYSVMTPCSVSWQPCVDLRPLVARGLTEVGNGRRETPLALFNQESLYSVAARRFGRKWRPDLSDVDDEGASARKRNLRFGKFGASSEEDSEIDESEDTGAIRRRWSSAALRNCDMKKERRVLKSYEEESNDLTGRIRELREEIRNREVLGTERRRYESRGESLLTSKRFDECGVSPLTVKALNDAGYVQTTVVQEAALPICLEGKDVLVKAKTGTGKSAAFLLPAIESVLNAMKSNTNQRVSPIFALVLCPTRELAIQLTAEANVLLKYHEGIGVQSLIGGTRFKLDQRRLESDPCQILVATPGRLLDHIENKSSFSVRLMRLKLLVLDEADHLLDLGFRKDIEKIVDSLPRQRQTLLFSATIPKEVRRVSQLVLKRDHIFVDTVGLGAVETPTKVQQSCLVVPHELHFHMVHHLLREHIDREVDYKVIVFCTTAMVTEFMYIMLRDLKLNVREIHSRKPQLFRTRISEEFRGSNRLILVTSDVSTRGVNYPDVTLVVQVGVPPDREHYIHRLGRTGREGKSGKGILLLAPWEQYFLNEIVDLPIEKCPAPDIGQEMKQKVDDSIKIVDMSIKEAAYHAWLGYYSIADIGRDKTMLADLANRFGASIGLEKPPAIYRKTALKMGLKDVPGIRIRK; encoded by the exons ATGGGGGGTGGGCCGCGCACGTTCCCGGGAGGGCTGTCTAAGTGGCAGTACAAGCGGATGCACGAGAAGCTGGCGCGGCAGAAGCAGCGGGGGCTCCTCCGCCACGAGAAGCAGCTCTACCTCGCCCGCCTCCGCTCCGAAATCCGCGCCTCCCGCCtcccgggcgccgccgccgcggaggcTCCGCCGTGCGAGGGGCCCACCTCGTCGCGCGCCCACATCCGCGCCCTCGCCGACCGCTTCCGCAGGCCCGGCTCCGAGGACCTCTGGAACGAGGACGACGGACCCCTCCGCCGCTCCAAGCGGCCGCCGACTGGGATCGCGTCGGGTGTCCAGCACCGGCAGCAGCAGTTGGACTCTGGGAAGCCCCGCGGAGGACCGAGTTGGGAGGACTGGGAGGACCTGGCCGCTCTGGAGCAACCGAGGCCTCGGAGGGAGCCTTTAGACAGGGGAAAGGGGCCGACCTTGGCCGCGTTCAATCCGAGAAGAGAGTACCGAACGGTGGCGCCCTGGTGCCCGCGTTGGAATCTGGCGCCACTCGGTTTCGTTGATCCCAGGAGGTTTTACTCGGTGATGACTCCTTGCTCCGTGAGTTGGCAACCGTGTGTCGACCTGAGGCCATTGGTTGCTAGAGGCCTTACTGAGGTTGGGAATGGAAGGAGGGAGACACCATTGGCGCTGTTTAATCAGGAGAGCCTGTACTCTGTGGCTGCGAGGCGATTTGGCAGGAAATGGAGACCAGATTTGTCAGATGTGGATGACGAGGGTGCATCTGCGCGCAAGAGGAATCTGAGGTTTGGAAAGTTTGGGGCTTCGAGCGAAGAGGATTCAGAAATTGATGAGTCTGAGGACACAGGTGCCATCAGGAGGAGATGGAGCAGTGCTGCTCTCAGGAACTGTGATATGAAGAAGGAAAGGCGGGTGCTCAAGTCTTACGAGGAGGAAAGCAATGATCTCACGGGTAGAATCCGAGAGCTGCGAGAGGAGATCAGAAATAGAGAGGTTTTGGGTACTGAGAGGAGGCGTTACGAGTCCAGGGGTGAATCTCTGCTTACCAGTAAAAG ATTTGATGAGTGTGGTGTCTCCCCTCTGACAGTCAAAGCACTTAATGATGCTGGATATGTACAGACAACTGTGGTGCAAGAGGCAGCTCTTCCTATTTGTCTTGAAG GTAAAGATGTTCTTGTCAAGGCCAAAACTGGAACCGGCAAAAGTGCAGCTTTTCTG CTTCCTGCAATTGAATCAGTCTTGAATGCTATGAAGAGCAATACAAATCAGCGAGTATCTCCAATATTTGCTCTTGTCCTCTGCCCTACAAGAGAGCTTGCTATTCAGCTTACAGCTGAAGCAAATGTCTTGTTGAAGTACCATGAAGGAATTGGTGTTCAATCTCTTATTGGTGGCACTAGATTCAAGCTTGATCAGAGACGTTTAGAATCTGATCCATGCCAG ATTTTAGTTGCAACACCTGGTAGACTGCTGGATCACATTGAAAACAAATCATCATTCTCTGTTCGTTTGATGAGATTGAAATTGCTTGTGTTGGATGAAGCTGATCATTTGCTAGATTTGGGTTTCCGTAAAGACATAGAAAAGATCGTCGATAGCTTGCCACGTCAAAGACAAACATTGCTCTTCTCAGCTACTATTCCAAAAGAG GTTCGAAGAGTTTCACAGCTAGTATTAAAGAGGGATCACATTTTTGTTGACACAGTGGGCCTTGGAGCTGTTGAAACCCCAACTAAG GTTCAGCAGTCATGTCTTGTGGTACCACATGAGCTGCATTTTCATATGGTTCATCACCTACTTCGAGAGCATATTGACCGTGAAGTTGATTACAAG GTTATTGTTTTCTGCACGACAGCCATGGTGACTGAATTTATGTATATCATGCTTCGAGATTTGAAGTTAAATGTCAGGGAAATTCACTCAAGAAAACCTCAGCTTTTTAGAACTCGCATATCTGAAGAGTTCCGGGGCTCTAATCGCTTAATTCTTGTAACATCAGATGTTTCTACTCGTGGGGTGAATTATCCAGATGTCACCCTTGTGGTTCAG GTTGGTGTTCCTCCTGATAGAGAGCATTACATCCATCGGCTTGGAAGGACTGGAAGGGAAGGTAAATCTGGCAAAGGAATTCTTTTACTTGCACCATGGGAACAATATTTCCTGAATGAGATAGTTGATCTCCCAATTGAGAAGTGTCCAGCACCAGACATTGGTCAGGAGATGAAACAAAAG GTTGACGATTCAATAAAAATTGTTGACATGAGCATCAAAGAAGCAGCATACCACGCGTGGCTTGGGTACTACTCAATTGCTGACATAGGTAGAGATAAAACCATGCTTGCTGACTTAGCAAATCGATTTGGTGCTTCGATCGGCTTGGAGAAGCCTCCAGCAATATACCGGAAGACCGCACTGAAAATGGGGCTGAAGGATGTCCCTGGGATTCGAATTAGGAAATGA